The Bos indicus x Bos taurus breed Angus x Brahman F1 hybrid chromosome 10, Bos_hybrid_MaternalHap_v2.0, whole genome shotgun sequence genome has a segment encoding these proteins:
- the CDKN3 gene encoding cyclin-dependent kinase inhibitor 3 isoform X3, whose protein sequence is MQTSEFDSSDEEPIEDEQTPIQISWLPLSRVNCSQFLGLCALPGCKFKDVRRNIQKDTEELKSYGIQDIFVFCTRGELSKYRVPNLLDLYHQYGIITHHHPIPDGGTPDITSCCEIMEELEICLKNNRKTLIHCYGGLGRSCLVAACLLLYLSDTVSPQQAIDSLRDLRGSGAIQTIKVRRVTVLMRLRLAMNCHSATRPQRGHENPKHPVIHVSPVYILTF, encoded by the exons ATGCAAACAAGTGAGTTTGACTCATCAGATGAAGAGCCTATTGAAGATGAACAGACTCCAATTCAGATATCATG GCTACCCCTGTCACGAGTGAATTGTTCTCAGTTTCTTGGTTTATGTGCTCTTCCAG GTTGCAAATTTAAAGATGTTAGAAGAAATATCCAAAAAGATACAG aagaactaaagagctatGGTATACAAGACATATTTGTTTTCTGCACCAGAGGGGAACTATCAAAATATAGAGTTCCAAACCTTTTGGATCTCTACCATCAGTATGGAATTATCACTCATCACCATCCAATTCCAGATGGAGGGACTCCTGACATCACCAGCTGCTGTGAAATTATGGAGGAGCTTGAAATTTGCCTTAAAAATAACCGGAAAACCTTAATACA CTGTTATGGAGGACTTGGGAGATCTTGTCTTG TAGCTGCTTGTCTCCTCCTATACCTGTCGGACACAGTATCACCACAGCAAGCCATCGACAGCCTGAGGGACCTGAGAGGATCTGGAGCGATACAGACCATAAAAGTAAGAAGGGTGACTGTTCTCATGAGGCTGCGGTTAGCGATGAACTGTCACAGTGCAACACGTCCTCAAAGGGGCCATGAAAATCCAAAGCATCCTGTTATCCATGTATCACCTgtttatattttgactttttaa
- the CDKN3 gene encoding cyclin-dependent kinase inhibitor 3 isoform X6: protein MKPPSSMQTSEFDSSDEEPIEDEQTPIQISWLPLSRVNCSQFLGLCALPGCKFKDVRRNIQKDTEELKSYGIQDIFVFCTRGELSKYRVPNLLDLYHQYGIITHHHPIPDGGTPDITSCCEIMEELEICLKNNRKTLIHSCLSPPIPVGHSITTASHRQPEGPERIWSDTDHKSKKGDCSHEAAVSDELSQCNTSSKGP from the exons ATGAAGCCG CCTAGTTCAATGCAAACAAGTGAGTTTGACTCATCAGATGAAGAGCCTATTGAAGATGAACAGACTCCAATTCAGATATCATG GCTACCCCTGTCACGAGTGAATTGTTCTCAGTTTCTTGGTTTATGTGCTCTTCCAG GTTGCAAATTTAAAGATGTTAGAAGAAATATCCAAAAAGATACAG aagaactaaagagctatGGTATACAAGACATATTTGTTTTCTGCACCAGAGGGGAACTATCAAAATATAGAGTTCCAAACCTTTTGGATCTCTACCATCAGTATGGAATTATCACTCATCACCATCCAATTCCAGATGGAGGGACTCCTGACATCACCAGCTGCTGTGAAATTATGGAGGAGCTTGAAATTTGCCTTAAAAATAACCGGAAAACCTTAATACA TAGCTGCTTGTCTCCTCCTATACCTGTCGGACACAGTATCACCACAGCAAGCCATCGACAGCCTGAGGGACCTGAGAGGATCTGGAGCGATACAGACCATAAAAGTAAGAAGGGTGACTGTTCTCATGAGGCTGCGGTTAGCGATGAACTGTCACAGTGCAACACGTCCTCAAAGGGGCCATGA
- the CDKN3 gene encoding cyclin-dependent kinase inhibitor 3 isoform X7: MKPPSSMQTSEFDSSDEEPIEDEQTPIQISWLPLSRVNCSQFLGLCALPGCKFKDVRRNIQKDTEELKSYGIQDIFVFCTRGELSKYRVPNLLDLYHQYGIITHHHPIPDGGTPDITSCCEIMEELEICLKNNRKTLIHCYGGLGRSCLVAACLLLYLSDTVSPQQAIDSLRDLRGSGAIQTIKQCPKDITDL, translated from the exons ATGAAGCCG CCTAGTTCAATGCAAACAAGTGAGTTTGACTCATCAGATGAAGAGCCTATTGAAGATGAACAGACTCCAATTCAGATATCATG GCTACCCCTGTCACGAGTGAATTGTTCTCAGTTTCTTGGTTTATGTGCTCTTCCAG GTTGCAAATTTAAAGATGTTAGAAGAAATATCCAAAAAGATACAG aagaactaaagagctatGGTATACAAGACATATTTGTTTTCTGCACCAGAGGGGAACTATCAAAATATAGAGTTCCAAACCTTTTGGATCTCTACCATCAGTATGGAATTATCACTCATCACCATCCAATTCCAGATGGAGGGACTCCTGACATCACCAGCTGCTGTGAAATTATGGAGGAGCTTGAAATTTGCCTTAAAAATAACCGGAAAACCTTAATACA CTGTTATGGAGGACTTGGGAGATCTTGTCTTG TAGCTGCTTGTCTCCTCCTATACCTGTCGGACACAGTATCACCACAGCAAGCCATCGACAGCCTGAGGGACCTGAGAGGATCTGGAGCGATACAGACCATAAAA CAGTGCCCCAAGGATATTACTGATTTGTAG
- the CDKN3 gene encoding cyclin-dependent kinase inhibitor 3 isoform X1 — MKPPSSMQTSEFDSSDEEPIEDEQTPIQISWLPLSRVNCSQFLGLCALPGCKFKDVRRNIQKDTEELKSYGIQDIFVFCTRGELSKYRVPNLLDLYHQYGIITHHHPIPDGGTPDITSCCEIMEELEICLKNNRKTLIHCYGGLGRSCLVAACLLLYLSDTVSPQQAIDSLRDLRGSGAIQTIKVRRVTVLMRLRLAMNCHSATRPQRGHENPKHPVIHVSPVYILTF, encoded by the exons ATGAAGCCG CCTAGTTCAATGCAAACAAGTGAGTTTGACTCATCAGATGAAGAGCCTATTGAAGATGAACAGACTCCAATTCAGATATCATG GCTACCCCTGTCACGAGTGAATTGTTCTCAGTTTCTTGGTTTATGTGCTCTTCCAG GTTGCAAATTTAAAGATGTTAGAAGAAATATCCAAAAAGATACAG aagaactaaagagctatGGTATACAAGACATATTTGTTTTCTGCACCAGAGGGGAACTATCAAAATATAGAGTTCCAAACCTTTTGGATCTCTACCATCAGTATGGAATTATCACTCATCACCATCCAATTCCAGATGGAGGGACTCCTGACATCACCAGCTGCTGTGAAATTATGGAGGAGCTTGAAATTTGCCTTAAAAATAACCGGAAAACCTTAATACA CTGTTATGGAGGACTTGGGAGATCTTGTCTTG TAGCTGCTTGTCTCCTCCTATACCTGTCGGACACAGTATCACCACAGCAAGCCATCGACAGCCTGAGGGACCTGAGAGGATCTGGAGCGATACAGACCATAAAAGTAAGAAGGGTGACTGTTCTCATGAGGCTGCGGTTAGCGATGAACTGTCACAGTGCAACACGTCCTCAAAGGGGCCATGAAAATCCAAAGCATCCTGTTATCCATGTATCACCTgtttatattttgactttttaa
- the CDKN3 gene encoding cyclin-dependent kinase inhibitor 3 isoform X2: MKPPSSMQTSEFDSSDEEPIEDEQTPIQISWLPLSRVNCSQFLGLCALPGCKFKDVRRNIQKDTEELKSYGIQDIFVFCTRGELSKYRVPNLLDLYHQYGIITHHHPIPDGGTPDITSCCEIMEELEICLKNNRKTLIHCYGGLGRSCLAACLLLYLSDTVSPQQAIDSLRDLRGSGAIQTIKVRRVTVLMRLRLAMNCHSATRPQRGHENPKHPVIHVSPVYILTF, from the exons ATGAAGCCG CCTAGTTCAATGCAAACAAGTGAGTTTGACTCATCAGATGAAGAGCCTATTGAAGATGAACAGACTCCAATTCAGATATCATG GCTACCCCTGTCACGAGTGAATTGTTCTCAGTTTCTTGGTTTATGTGCTCTTCCAG GTTGCAAATTTAAAGATGTTAGAAGAAATATCCAAAAAGATACAG aagaactaaagagctatGGTATACAAGACATATTTGTTTTCTGCACCAGAGGGGAACTATCAAAATATAGAGTTCCAAACCTTTTGGATCTCTACCATCAGTATGGAATTATCACTCATCACCATCCAATTCCAGATGGAGGGACTCCTGACATCACCAGCTGCTGTGAAATTATGGAGGAGCTTGAAATTTGCCTTAAAAATAACCGGAAAACCTTAATACA CTGTTATGGAGGACTTGGGAGATCTTGTCTTG CTGCTTGTCTCCTCCTATACCTGTCGGACACAGTATCACCACAGCAAGCCATCGACAGCCTGAGGGACCTGAGAGGATCTGGAGCGATACAGACCATAAAAGTAAGAAGGGTGACTGTTCTCATGAGGCTGCGGTTAGCGATGAACTGTCACAGTGCAACACGTCCTCAAAGGGGCCATGAAAATCCAAAGCATCCTGTTATCCATGTATCACCTgtttatattttgactttttaa
- the CDKN3 gene encoding cyclin-dependent kinase inhibitor 3 isoform X8: MKPPSSMQTSEFDSSDEEPIEDEQTPIQISWLPLSRVNCSQFLGLCALPGCKFKDVRRNIQKDTEELKSYGIQDIFVFCTRGELSKYRVPNLLDLYHQYGIITHHHPIPDGGTPDITSCCEIMEELEICLKNNRKTLIHCYGGLGRSCLVAACLLLYLSDTVSPQQAIDSLRDLRGSGAIQTIKKNTPN, encoded by the exons ATGAAGCCG CCTAGTTCAATGCAAACAAGTGAGTTTGACTCATCAGATGAAGAGCCTATTGAAGATGAACAGACTCCAATTCAGATATCATG GCTACCCCTGTCACGAGTGAATTGTTCTCAGTTTCTTGGTTTATGTGCTCTTCCAG GTTGCAAATTTAAAGATGTTAGAAGAAATATCCAAAAAGATACAG aagaactaaagagctatGGTATACAAGACATATTTGTTTTCTGCACCAGAGGGGAACTATCAAAATATAGAGTTCCAAACCTTTTGGATCTCTACCATCAGTATGGAATTATCACTCATCACCATCCAATTCCAGATGGAGGGACTCCTGACATCACCAGCTGCTGTGAAATTATGGAGGAGCTTGAAATTTGCCTTAAAAATAACCGGAAAACCTTAATACA CTGTTATGGAGGACTTGGGAGATCTTGTCTTG TAGCTGCTTGTCTCCTCCTATACCTGTCGGACACAGTATCACCACAGCAAGCCATCGACAGCCTGAGGGACCTGAGAGGATCTGGAGCGATACAGACCATAAAA AAaaatacacccaactga
- the CDKN3 gene encoding cyclin-dependent kinase inhibitor 3 isoform X9, with the protein MKPPSSMQTSEFDSSDEEPIEDEQTPIQISWLPLSRVNCSQFLGLCALPGCKFKDVRRNIQKDTDGGTPDITSCCEIMEELEICLKNNRKTLIHCYGGLGRSCLVAACLLLYLSDTVSPQQAIDSLRDLRGSGAIQTIKVRRVTVLMRLRLAMNCHSATRPQRGHENPKHPVIHVSPVYILTF; encoded by the exons ATGAAGCCG CCTAGTTCAATGCAAACAAGTGAGTTTGACTCATCAGATGAAGAGCCTATTGAAGATGAACAGACTCCAATTCAGATATCATG GCTACCCCTGTCACGAGTGAATTGTTCTCAGTTTCTTGGTTTATGTGCTCTTCCAG GTTGCAAATTTAAAGATGTTAGAAGAAATATCCAAAAAGATACAG ATGGAGGGACTCCTGACATCACCAGCTGCTGTGAAATTATGGAGGAGCTTGAAATTTGCCTTAAAAATAACCGGAAAACCTTAATACA CTGTTATGGAGGACTTGGGAGATCTTGTCTTG TAGCTGCTTGTCTCCTCCTATACCTGTCGGACACAGTATCACCACAGCAAGCCATCGACAGCCTGAGGGACCTGAGAGGATCTGGAGCGATACAGACCATAAAAGTAAGAAGGGTGACTGTTCTCATGAGGCTGCGGTTAGCGATGAACTGTCACAGTGCAACACGTCCTCAAAGGGGCCATGAAAATCCAAAGCATCCTGTTATCCATGTATCACCTgtttatattttgactttttaa